A single region of the Salicibibacter cibi genome encodes:
- a CDS encoding AMP-dependent synthetase/ligase: protein MDPNNLVEMLSQTVNRYPDEEALMWKQSGSYTSMTYREFWKTIRNVASGLHRLGVKPEDKVAILSKSSQSWAISDFAIASIGAISVPVYPTLPSNQVSYVLNNGDCTVVIAEDDEQLQKFKDENTKVQHSIVMKPGSGFTSTDNISSFSSLEGDGANHPLKDWEEQWKAIKGDQLMTIIHTSGTTGPPKGVMLTHDNFLSQMKAIQFWVIELRAEDIHLSYLPLSHVFERMAGHFMPLMAGTTIAYAESIDTIQDNLQEVKPTIMTSVPRLFEKVYAKVVDQIESGSPMKRKIFNWAVDVGKERYDYYVNTPVHELVLQPMPKKLQSKMARADRLVYQTIKERLGGKMRGMVVGGGSLNPDIAKFFWSLDIPILEGYGLTETSPVVTTNPMTRAKIGTTGKPIPGCRVRIAPDGEVLVKGPNVMQGYYKNKEATDQDIVDGWLYTGDIGTFDEEGYLKIIDRKKRILVLSTGKNVAPAPIESAINESRYIEFAAVIGDGRKYVSALVTPDMENLLPWAKQQGIQTVSRVELCARDDVQQLLMDEVARQTQSYADYERPKKVVTIGDEWTVDGGELTPKLSLRMKNIEEKYSEHIERAYDEASTSAKEVAAEAQ, encoded by the coding sequence ATGGACCCGAATAATTTAGTGGAGATGTTAAGTCAAACCGTTAATCGTTATCCGGACGAAGAGGCATTAATGTGGAAACAGAGCGGCAGTTACACGAGTATGACGTACCGGGAATTCTGGAAGACAATCCGCAATGTAGCGTCCGGTTTGCATCGGCTTGGCGTGAAGCCGGAGGACAAAGTGGCCATTTTGTCAAAAAGCAGTCAGAGCTGGGCGATTTCCGACTTTGCCATTGCCAGTATAGGGGCGATTAGCGTTCCGGTTTATCCGACACTTCCATCCAACCAGGTTTCATATGTTCTGAACAACGGGGACTGCACGGTTGTCATTGCCGAAGATGATGAACAGTTGCAAAAATTCAAGGATGAGAACACAAAAGTCCAACATTCGATTGTAATGAAACCCGGCTCAGGTTTCACCTCCACTGACAACATTTCCTCTTTTTCTTCTCTGGAAGGAGACGGTGCCAATCATCCTTTGAAAGATTGGGAAGAGCAGTGGAAGGCGATTAAGGGTGACCAGTTAATGACAATCATTCATACGTCCGGTACGACTGGTCCTCCCAAAGGGGTTATGCTTACCCACGACAATTTCCTGAGTCAAATGAAAGCCATTCAATTTTGGGTGATCGAATTAAGAGCGGAAGATATTCACCTCTCGTACCTTCCGCTATCGCACGTGTTCGAACGAATGGCAGGACATTTTATGCCTCTTATGGCCGGAACGACAATTGCTTACGCCGAAAGCATTGATACGATTCAGGATAATTTGCAAGAAGTGAAGCCGACGATCATGACGAGCGTGCCGCGTCTGTTTGAGAAAGTGTACGCGAAAGTGGTCGATCAGATTGAAAGCGGTTCACCGATGAAACGAAAAATTTTCAATTGGGCGGTTGATGTCGGGAAAGAAAGATATGATTACTATGTAAATACGCCCGTGCATGAGTTGGTGCTTCAACCAATGCCGAAAAAGCTCCAAAGCAAAATGGCTCGCGCCGACCGCTTGGTGTATCAAACAATTAAAGAACGGCTTGGCGGCAAAATGCGCGGGATGGTCGTGGGCGGCGGAAGCCTGAATCCTGACATTGCCAAGTTTTTTTGGTCACTTGATATTCCAATACTGGAAGGATACGGCTTAACCGAGACATCCCCGGTTGTGACGACAAACCCGATGACAAGAGCCAAAATTGGGACGACGGGAAAACCAATTCCTGGTTGCAGAGTGCGTATCGCTCCCGATGGAGAGGTACTCGTAAAGGGGCCCAACGTCATGCAAGGCTATTATAAAAATAAGGAAGCAACGGACCAAGACATCGTGGACGGTTGGCTTTATACCGGAGACATCGGAACATTCGATGAAGAAGGCTATTTGAAAATCATCGACCGAAAGAAACGGATTCTCGTATTGTCCACCGGGAAAAATGTAGCCCCGGCTCCGATTGAAAGCGCGATCAATGAAAGCCGTTATATCGAATTTGCCGCTGTGATCGGGGACGGCCGTAAATATGTATCCGCGCTTGTCACTCCGGATATGGAAAACCTGCTTCCGTGGGCGAAACAACAAGGAATTCAAACCGTATCGAGAGTGGAACTGTGCGCACGTGACGACGTGCAACAACTGTTGATGGATGAAGTTGCGCGTCAAACGCAATCTTACGCTGATTACGAAAGGCCTAAGAAGGTGGTCACCATTGGTGATGAGTGGACCGTCGATGGCGGAGAATTGACCCCGAAATTATCACTGAGAATGAAAAATATAGAGGAGAAATATAGCGAACACATTGAAAGAGCGTACGATGAAGCGTCCACCTCTGCAAAAGAAGTAGCTGCAGAAGCACAATAG
- a CDS encoding MBL fold metallo-hydrolase, with amino-acid sequence MKITPLGIWGAYPKANGATSAFLVEEEGFRCLVDCGSGVLSALQTRIALHDLDALVITHYHPDHIADVGVLQHGVMIETLLDKRSQPLQVYAHADDEDQFSNLQYGKYMSATAVSPQQTQTIGPWNVDFCKTDHPVHCLALKFTDKHDASVVFTADTAWTSDLFPFINGSELLVSEASTYQSMIDQIPGHLSGRQAGQLAHETDVEHLLLTHLPQYGNVDDLVTEAKDVFSGEVTLADPAKTYRIGKG; translated from the coding sequence ATGAAAATAACACCATTGGGTATTTGGGGCGCATACCCGAAAGCAAATGGAGCAACATCTGCGTTTCTAGTAGAAGAAGAAGGTTTCCGGTGCCTCGTTGATTGCGGTAGCGGCGTGTTGTCTGCCTTGCAAACCCGTATCGCCCTCCACGACCTTGACGCGCTCGTCATCACCCATTATCATCCCGATCATATCGCGGATGTCGGCGTCCTGCAGCACGGGGTGATGATTGAAACGTTGTTGGATAAGCGTAGCCAACCGCTTCAAGTCTACGCTCATGCCGACGACGAAGATCAATTTTCCAACCTGCAGTACGGAAAATACATGAGCGCAACCGCTGTCTCTCCGCAGCAAACACAGACGATTGGGCCGTGGAACGTCGATTTTTGTAAGACGGACCACCCTGTTCATTGTTTGGCGTTAAAATTCACGGATAAACACGATGCATCGGTCGTATTTACCGCTGATACAGCCTGGACGTCCGATCTCTTTCCCTTTATAAATGGAAGTGAGCTACTGGTCAGCGAAGCGAGTACCTATCAGTCTATGATTGATCAAATTCCGGGCCATTTAAGTGGCCGGCAGGCGGGCCAATTGGCGCATGAAACGGATGTTGAGCATTTGTTGCTTACGCATTTGCCCCAATATGGAAATGTAGACGATCTCGTGACCGAAGCTAAAGATGTATTTTCAGGTGAAGTCACGCTTGCTGATCCGGCGAAAACTTATCGTATAGGAAAGGGCTGA
- a CDS encoding GNAT family N-acetyltransferase, translating into MEYEIFECEKTEDVPMRLLLIADPEEKMIESYIHRSRSFLMTHDGNIIGVYVLLATRPNTVEIMNIALTQTMQGKGLGEKLLRHALETTRNLGYKTVEIGTGSTGTSQLYLYQKCGFRMVGVEVDYFLRNYDMPLYENGLRIRDMVRLSQTL; encoded by the coding sequence ATGGAATATGAAATTTTTGAATGCGAAAAAACTGAAGATGTGCCGATGCGATTGCTGTTAATTGCCGATCCTGAAGAAAAAATGATCGAAAGCTACATCCATCGCAGCCGCAGTTTTCTGATGACGCACGACGGCAACATTATCGGCGTTTATGTGCTCTTGGCAACACGCCCGAATACAGTGGAAATTATGAACATTGCGCTCACGCAAACGATGCAAGGGAAAGGCTTGGGCGAAAAACTGCTGCGTCATGCCCTCGAGACAACCCGAAATCTCGGCTATAAGACCGTAGAGATTGGCACGGGCAGCACGGGGACGAGTCAACTTTACTTGTATCAGAAATGCGGCTTTCGCATGGTCGGTGTGGAAGTGGATTATTTTCTGCGAAATTATGACATGCCACTTTATGAAAACGGTCTTCGCATCCGGGATATGGTACGGTTGTCACAAACGCTGTAG
- a CDS encoding R2-like ligand-binding oxidase encodes MAQHEKFQTVESQLNWNAPMYKLYEKAKNNYWDPAKIDFSQDQEDYQSMSSMDRMFALPLVGAFAAGEEAVTLDILPMLEVMARQGRLEDTMFLTTFLHDEAKHTEMFSRWQTAVGVADLDLHNFHNDDYKRVFYQELPEKMDRLKTDDSPEAVIRAATVYNMIVEGTLAESGYHAFRQIFKEAGLMPGILEGIDLLNRDEGRHLQFGIFTIQRLVAGNDKLFRVFHDYMDELSPYAFGFVDYLTGLFEETRKHEWVDMTLKVDPNLMKEYARSQFDTRKSKIERARKYESGAELEAAATKQ; translated from the coding sequence ATGGCACAACACGAAAAATTCCAAACGGTAGAAAGCCAATTGAATTGGAATGCACCAATGTACAAATTGTATGAAAAGGCCAAAAATAATTACTGGGACCCAGCCAAAATTGATTTTAGCCAAGACCAAGAAGATTATCAGAGCATGTCCTCCATGGATCGAATGTTTGCCTTGCCGCTTGTAGGTGCTTTTGCCGCGGGAGAAGAAGCAGTCACCCTTGACATTTTGCCGATGCTCGAAGTCATGGCTCGACAAGGTCGTCTCGAAGACACGATGTTTTTAACCACTTTCTTGCATGATGAAGCAAAGCACACGGAAATGTTTTCTCGCTGGCAAACAGCGGTTGGCGTCGCGGACTTGGATCTACACAACTTCCATAATGATGATTACAAACGCGTTTTTTATCAAGAGTTACCGGAGAAGATGGATCGTTTGAAGACCGATGACTCTCCGGAGGCTGTGATTCGCGCCGCGACAGTCTATAACATGATTGTGGAAGGCACCCTTGCGGAATCGGGGTATCACGCGTTCCGGCAAATCTTTAAAGAAGCGGGTTTGATGCCAGGCATTTTGGAAGGCATCGACTTGTTGAACCGCGATGAAGGCCGCCATCTTCAATTTGGCATTTTCACTATTCAACGCCTTGTGGCCGGCAACGACAAGCTGTTTAGAGTCTTTCACGATTATATGGATGAATTATCCCCTTACGCGTTTGGGTTTGTTGATTATTTAACCGGTTTGTTTGAGGAGACGAGAAAGCATGAATGGGTCGATATGACATTAAAAGTGGATCCGAACTTGATGAAAGAGTATGCGCGCAGTCAATTTGACACTCGCAAAAGCAAAATCGAACGGGCACGAAAATATGAAAGCGGTGCCGAATTGGAAGCAGCGGCGACAAAACAATAA
- a CDS encoding AarF/UbiB family protein produces MAVLKERERKAKTADIRAEIEKEKAKITIGNRRRKIFSVFAKHGLTYLFKDTLSWKLAGKQKRSQQEDEHLRQIGARMRTAFEELGPTFIKLGQVLVTRQDLLPAPITQELEKLLDKVPPIGYDYIQCIVEEELPEGVDRFAWIDETPLGSASLGQVYKAGLNDGTTVALKVVRPTVEKLFQTDITVIKKITALMQKRLSPELAAALDLGALVRDYYSSAMDELDMVEESRKMNEMAKYRNTTSHVDYPCVYDATKNVLMMEHIDGWLIKDYPVDFLTFEERMNIMIDLIHLYIQQMMDGHYHADAHGSNIMIDKHRKKAIVIDWGMTGRMDSVMAHVLMRVIMHIQSNQTEDVAEVFMELMSPTIYTDPTNLKDELRSNALHYVNTAQGSDRYNYGRLVMESTGIGIRNYCKVPNALALWAKGFSATEGAARWICPEISYGQVVEAYEVPILKSILGKRFNYRTNASFVAESSKLASTLPRRANRVLENLADNNVHMNTQLQPDPVMRNTLNQMANRLALAFVTFALIIASSIVMSSVPEGTFLGLSMEAIANIGLGTSIVMVVFMFVRFIRTRKHRSLL; encoded by the coding sequence ATGGCTGTTTTAAAGGAGAGAGAAAGAAAAGCGAAAACAGCTGACATCCGTGCCGAAATCGAAAAAGAAAAAGCGAAAATAACCATTGGGAATCGACGCAGAAAAATCTTTTCCGTATTTGCAAAACACGGATTAACATATCTGTTCAAAGATACTTTAAGTTGGAAGCTGGCAGGAAAGCAAAAGCGTAGCCAACAAGAAGATGAACACCTCAGACAGATCGGTGCGCGCATGCGCACCGCGTTTGAGGAACTTGGCCCAACATTTATTAAACTTGGCCAAGTTTTGGTTACCCGCCAAGATTTGCTTCCTGCTCCGATCACACAGGAATTGGAAAAACTACTCGACAAGGTACCTCCAATTGGATACGATTATATTCAATGTATCGTCGAAGAAGAATTACCCGAAGGGGTGGATCGATTCGCATGGATTGATGAGACACCGCTTGGATCCGCTTCGCTGGGGCAAGTATATAAGGCCGGACTAAATGACGGGACGACAGTTGCTTTGAAAGTTGTGCGTCCGACTGTGGAAAAATTATTTCAAACCGATATCACTGTGATTAAAAAAATAACCGCTCTTATGCAAAAGCGATTGTCCCCGGAATTGGCTGCCGCTCTTGACCTCGGCGCATTGGTTCGGGATTATTACAGCAGTGCGATGGATGAACTCGATATGGTGGAAGAATCCCGCAAAATGAATGAAATGGCGAAATACCGTAATACCACTTCTCACGTAGACTATCCGTGTGTTTATGATGCGACGAAAAACGTCTTGATGATGGAACACATTGATGGTTGGCTCATTAAAGATTATCCGGTAGATTTTTTGACCTTTGAGGAACGGATGAACATCATGATTGACCTCATCCACCTTTATATTCAGCAAATGATGGACGGGCATTACCACGCCGATGCCCATGGTTCGAACATCATGATCGATAAGCACCGGAAAAAAGCGATTGTCATCGACTGGGGTATGACCGGACGGATGGACAGCGTCATGGCCCATGTGTTGATGAGGGTGATTATGCATATTCAATCCAACCAGACCGAAGACGTTGCGGAAGTGTTTATGGAGCTCATGTCCCCGACGATTTATACCGATCCTACGAATCTGAAGGACGAGTTGAGAAGCAATGCGCTTCATTATGTGAACACTGCGCAAGGAAGTGACCGCTACAATTATGGAAGGCTCGTGATGGAATCGACGGGGATCGGAATTAGAAACTATTGCAAAGTGCCAAATGCTTTGGCGCTATGGGCGAAAGGCTTTTCCGCAACAGAAGGTGCAGCACGTTGGATCTGTCCGGAGATCTCGTATGGACAAGTTGTGGAAGCGTATGAAGTTCCCATTTTAAAAAGCATCCTTGGAAAACGGTTCAATTACCGTACGAACGCAAGCTTTGTGGCGGAATCGTCCAAATTGGCATCCACGCTTCCGCGCCGTGCAAATCGAGTGCTGGAAAACCTTGCAGACAACAATGTTCATATGAACACCCAACTGCAGCCTGATCCCGTGATGCGCAATACCCTCAATCAAATGGCCAACCGATTGGCACTTGCTTTCGTTACGTTTGCGCTTATTATAGCGAGCAGCATTGTGATGAGCAGTGTGCCGGAGGGCACATTTCTGGGATTGTCAATGGAAGCGATCGCGAATATAGGGTTAGGCACGTCCATCGTAATGGTCGTTTTTATGTTTGTGCGATTCATTCGCACGCGAAAACACCGATCTCTTTTATAG
- a CDS encoding indolepyruvate ferredoxin oxidoreductase subunit alpha yields MAFVITSPCENEKNSSCVDVCPVDCIEEGEEMFYIDPDICIDCGACETVCPVEAIYPEDEVPEQEAKYIEINRNYF; encoded by the coding sequence ATGGCATTTGTCATTACATCCCCGTGCGAAAATGAAAAAAATAGCTCTTGTGTTGATGTATGTCCGGTCGATTGCATCGAAGAAGGAGAAGAGATGTTCTATATTGATCCGGATATTTGTATAGATTGTGGTGCGTGCGAGACGGTTTGTCCGGTGGAGGCTATTTATCCTGAAGACGAAGTGCCTGAACAAGAAGCAAAGTACATCGAAATCAATCGAAACTACTTTTAG
- a CDS encoding Zn-dependent alcohol dehydrogenase — translation MKAAVLHNYGQDLKVQDVDLEEPRKGEVRVKMKAAGICHSDQHVIDAHLPLPVPIVLGHEGAGIVDAVGEGVTGVKEGDHVALNWVPSCGKCHYCRIGRPDVCDEASKTALMGTMLDGTTRFSVDGKKVHQFPLTGTFSEYTVVPENAAVPVNKDVPFELAALVGCCVITGVGAVMNTAKVEPGSTVAVIGAGGVGFNAIQGAALVGAKQVIAIDVLDEKLEMTKEFGATHTINAKEEDPVKAVLSMTEGLGVDYAFEVIGRPETIQNAYNMTRKTGMAVVVGIAAPNESVSFNAFSLPSQSKTLAGSWLGQGNPHVDYPKLLDLNAAGKLKMEALVSQTYTLEDVNEGLAQLKSGQNIRGVIRFD, via the coding sequence ATGAAAGCAGCTGTATTACACAATTATGGACAAGACCTAAAAGTTCAGGATGTTGATTTGGAAGAACCGCGCAAAGGGGAAGTGCGGGTGAAAATGAAAGCGGCCGGCATTTGCCACAGTGACCAACACGTCATTGATGCCCACCTGCCGCTACCGGTACCGATCGTGCTCGGCCATGAAGGCGCGGGGATTGTTGATGCCGTCGGAGAAGGAGTCACCGGCGTCAAAGAAGGAGATCACGTGGCATTAAACTGGGTGCCTTCTTGCGGGAAATGTCATTATTGCCGCATCGGACGACCGGATGTGTGTGACGAAGCTTCGAAAACGGCCTTAATGGGAACGATGCTCGATGGGACGACCCGATTTTCTGTCGATGGAAAGAAAGTGCACCAATTTCCGTTGACAGGCACGTTCAGCGAGTACACAGTCGTACCGGAAAACGCGGCTGTTCCCGTCAATAAAGATGTTCCGTTCGAATTGGCGGCACTCGTCGGCTGTTGCGTTATCACCGGCGTTGGTGCGGTCATGAATACGGCAAAGGTTGAGCCGGGAAGCACGGTTGCGGTAATCGGTGCTGGAGGCGTTGGCTTTAATGCGATCCAGGGCGCCGCATTGGTCGGAGCAAAACAAGTTATTGCCATTGATGTGTTGGATGAAAAATTGGAAATGACGAAAGAGTTTGGTGCTACCCATACGATCAATGCTAAAGAAGAAGATCCTGTCAAAGCCGTCCTTTCGATGACAGAAGGGCTCGGTGTCGACTACGCATTCGAAGTGATTGGTCGTCCAGAAACCATTCAAAATGCATATAACATGACGCGAAAAACAGGGATGGCTGTTGTCGTCGGTATTGCGGCTCCAAATGAAAGCGTTTCCTTTAATGCATTTTCTTTACCTTCCCAATCCAAAACGTTGGCAGGCTCATGGCTCGGTCAAGGGAATCCGCACGTGGACTATCCGAAACTGCTTGATTTGAATGCAGCCGGAAAATTGAAGATGGAAGCGTTGGTCAGCCAAACATATACGCTTGAAGATGTGAATGAAGGTCTTGCCCAGTTAAAATCAGGCCAAAACATTCGCGGTGTTATTCGCTTTGATTAA
- a CDS encoding NAD(P)/FAD-dependent oxidoreductase, translated as MNDNAIDLYDITIIGGGPAGLFTAFYGGMRQAKVKIIESMPQLGGQLSALYPEKYIYDVAGFPKVRAQDLVDHLVEQMQMFEQTVALDQSVENVNKLDDQTFQIETDKETHYSRTVIIAAGVGAFQPRKLKIEEAEQYENRNLHYFVENLGAFKDKEVLICGGGDSAVDWTLMLANEANVTLTHRRDKFRAHEHSVAELQSAPVNLHTPFEVSELRGNGEKIKQVVLQEVKGTDQKVVNVDNVIVNYGFISSLGPIKTWGLDTTKNSIIVNSRMETNIEGIYAVGDITSFDGKVKLIATGFGEAPMAVSNAKAYIDPNARLQPGHSTHMF; from the coding sequence TTGAACGATAATGCCATTGACCTCTATGATATAACCATTATTGGCGGAGGACCTGCAGGTTTGTTTACCGCGTTCTACGGGGGAATGCGCCAGGCAAAAGTGAAGATTATTGAGAGTATGCCACAACTGGGCGGGCAACTTTCTGCTCTCTATCCCGAGAAGTATATATACGATGTTGCCGGTTTTCCGAAGGTTCGCGCTCAAGACCTTGTCGACCATTTGGTTGAACAAATGCAAATGTTTGAACAAACCGTTGCGCTTGATCAATCCGTAGAGAACGTCAATAAGCTGGACGATCAGACATTCCAAATTGAAACCGATAAAGAGACGCATTACTCGCGGACGGTTATTATTGCCGCCGGTGTCGGCGCCTTCCAACCTCGCAAACTCAAAATCGAAGAAGCCGAACAATATGAAAACAGAAATCTCCACTATTTTGTTGAAAATCTGGGCGCTTTCAAAGACAAAGAAGTCCTTATTTGCGGAGGTGGAGATTCTGCTGTTGATTGGACGCTAATGCTTGCCAATGAAGCAAATGTTACGCTTACGCATCGTCGTGATAAATTTCGCGCGCATGAGCATAGCGTCGCCGAATTACAATCGGCTCCCGTCAACTTGCACACGCCTTTTGAAGTGAGCGAACTTCGAGGCAATGGTGAAAAAATTAAACAAGTCGTCCTACAAGAAGTAAAGGGGACGGATCAAAAAGTAGTTAACGTTGACAATGTAATTGTAAACTATGGCTTTATTTCATCTCTCGGTCCCATTAAAACGTGGGGACTCGATACGACAAAGAACTCTATCATCGTAAATTCTCGCATGGAGACAAATATCGAGGGGATTTACGCAGTCGGGGATATTACCTCCTTTGATGGCAAGGTAAAGCTGATTGCTACCGGATTTGGCGAAGCTCCGATGGCTGTTAGTAACGCCAAAGCCTATATTGACCCTAACGCTCGCTTGCAACCCGGGCATAGTACGCATATGTTTTAG
- a CDS encoding ABC1 kinase family protein: MGIAKEQTAEKESREERGARVKAVRQDVEKEKAKITKGKRRRTIVSVFAKHGLTFLLKDTVLWKMMGKQRRSQQENEHLRQIGARIRTAFEELGPTFIKLGQVLVTRQDLLPAPITQELEKLLDQVPPIGYNYMECIIEEEFQEGVDLFEWIDEEPLGSASLAQVYKAKRKDKTTVALKIVRPTVEKLFQTDISVIKKMSGLLQNRLSPELAAAIDIGSLIQDYYSSAMDELDMIEEAGKMREMTKYRKSTSYVDVPAVYEATKNVLIMEHIDGWMLKDFPVDFLTFEERTKIMIDLVHLYVQQLMDGHYHADAHGSNIMIDKHRKKAIVIDWGMTGRMDSVSAFVLMRVIMLIQSNQAEDVAEVFMELMNPTIYTDPVKLKDEIQSLALHYVNSAQGSDRYNYGQLVMQSTAIGISNYCKVPNSLALWAKGFSATEGAARWVAPEISYGRVVEAYEIPILKNILRSRFNYRSNASLVAESSKMVATFPRRATKVMENLAENKFRMNMQLQPDTVMRNTLNQVINRLSLALITFGIIVASGFIIASVPGGTFLGMSAVTVANIGLVTSLIFVLFILWRLVRTRKHRSLL; encoded by the coding sequence ATGGGAATTGCAAAAGAACAAACTGCAGAAAAAGAGAGCCGGGAAGAACGGGGAGCGAGAGTGAAAGCTGTCCGTCAGGACGTTGAGAAGGAAAAGGCGAAGATCACAAAAGGGAAACGCCGCAGAACAATCGTATCCGTTTTTGCCAAGCACGGGTTGACGTTTTTACTGAAAGACACTGTGCTATGGAAAATGATGGGGAAGCAAAGACGAAGCCAGCAGGAAAATGAACACCTTCGTCAAATCGGCGCACGGATACGTACAGCTTTTGAAGAACTGGGACCGACTTTTATTAAGCTGGGGCAGGTATTGGTCACCCGCCAGGATCTCTTGCCGGCTCCGATCACGCAGGAACTCGAGAAGCTGCTTGATCAAGTCCCTCCGATTGGATATAACTACATGGAGTGTATCATTGAAGAGGAGTTTCAGGAGGGCGTGGACCTGTTTGAGTGGATTGACGAAGAACCGCTTGGTTCTGCATCATTGGCGCAAGTCTACAAAGCAAAACGAAAAGACAAAACGACAGTTGCCTTGAAAATTGTACGGCCGACAGTGGAAAAATTGTTTCAAACCGATATTTCCGTCATTAAGAAAATGAGTGGGTTACTGCAAAATCGCCTGTCTCCGGAGTTGGCGGCAGCCATCGATATAGGATCATTGATTCAGGATTATTACAGCAGCGCGATGGACGAATTGGACATGATAGAAGAAGCAGGAAAAATGAGGGAAATGACAAAATACCGGAAAAGTACGTCGTATGTAGACGTTCCGGCGGTTTACGAGGCGACGAAGAATGTCTTGATTATGGAACACATCGATGGTTGGATGCTAAAAGATTTTCCGGTTGACTTCCTTACATTTGAAGAACGAACGAAGATTATGATCGACCTTGTCCACCTTTATGTTCAACAACTCATGGATGGGCATTATCACGCGGATGCGCACGGTTCGAACATCATGATCGATAAACACAGAAAAAAAGCCATCGTCATCGACTGGGGAATGACCGGACGGATGGACAGTGTCTCGGCATTTGTGCTCATGCGAGTGATTATGCTTATTCAGTCCAACCAGGCTGAAGACGTTGCTGAAGTGTTTATGGAGCTGATGAATCCGACGATTTATACCGATCCGGTTAAACTGAAAGACGAAATACAAAGCCTGGCCCTTCATTACGTTAACTCCGCGCAGGGAAGCGATCGTTACAATTACGGTCAGCTAGTCATGCAGTCGACAGCCATTGGCATCAGTAATTATTGTAAAGTCCCGAACAGTTTGGCGCTGTGGGCAAAAGGCTTTTCCGCAACCGAAGGGGCAGCCCGCTGGGTTGCACCGGAAATCTCTTACGGGAGAGTTGTGGAAGCCTATGAAATCCCGATTTTAAAAAATATCCTTCGATCGCGGTTCAACTATCGGTCAAATGCAAGTTTAGTAGCTGAATCCTCAAAAATGGTGGCCACATTTCCGCGCCGGGCAACAAAAGTGATGGAAAATCTCGCGGAAAACAAGTTTCGCATGAACATGCAATTGCAACCGGACACGGTTATGCGCAATACGCTCAACCAAGTCATCAACCGTCTGTCTTTGGCATTGATCACATTCGGCATTATCGTAGCGAGCGGCTTCATTATTGCGAGTGTGCCGGGAGGAACCTTTTTGGGTATGAGCGCGGTGACGGTAGCCAATATCGGATTGGTGACTTCGCTTATTTTCGTCCTTTTCATCCTTTGGCGCTTAGTGCGAACACGAAAACACCGATCGTTATTATGA
- a CDS encoding type 1 glutamine amidotransferase codes for MNTHYLQHAPFETPGIIFQWAEEKEHTLTSTFLPENTGFPNLQDIDLLILLGGPMSVHDEKKHPWLADEKNFLKKAIANKKTAILGIGLGARLLAEQYGARVYREAESEIGWFPVTFNESAHSHPFFSIFPAEMIALHRRGEAFESPRNVISLACSEEYGQQAFISEDSRHIGLHFHPEMTKHSVDDFIFQSEKEPVIDFETMKGMDQHYAANQSHLFELLDRWLARHKDGIPHGI; via the coding sequence ATGAACACCCATTATTTGCAACATGCTCCGTTCGAGACACCAGGCATTATTTTCCAATGGGCAGAAGAAAAAGAACATACATTAACAAGCACGTTTCTCCCGGAAAATACAGGGTTTCCAAATCTTCAAGATATCGATCTGCTCATTCTATTAGGCGGCCCGATGAGCGTCCATGATGAAAAAAAACACCCTTGGCTCGCGGACGAAAAAAATTTTTTGAAAAAAGCCATCGCTAATAAAAAAACAGCCATTCTCGGCATAGGTCTCGGTGCCCGGCTGCTCGCCGAGCAATATGGCGCACGCGTCTATCGGGAAGCTGAAAGTGAAATCGGCTGGTTCCCGGTGACATTCAATGAAAGTGCGCATTCACATCCCTTTTTTTCCATATTTCCTGCTGAAATGATTGCCCTTCACCGCCGCGGGGAAGCATTCGAGTCTCCGCGAAACGTCATTTCCTTAGCGTGCAGTGAAGAATACGGACAGCAGGCATTCATTAGCGAAGATAGCCGACACATCGGGCTGCACTTTCACCCCGAAATGACGAAACACAGCGTTGACGACTTTATTTTTCAAAGTGAAAAAGAGCCGGTGATTGATTTCGAGACCATGAAGGGCATGGACCAACACTATGCAGCCAACCAATCGCACCTGTTTGAGCTCCTCGACCGTTGGCTTGCCCGCCATAAGGATGGTATCCCGCATGGAATATGA